The following proteins come from a genomic window of Pirellula staleyi DSM 6068:
- a CDS encoding DUF4159 domain-containing protein, which produces MAVPLLVDSPPARRSSSPLLGRCSAGLAGWLLVVVLPLAISRPAQAEVTAAQVNESITSGIAFLHKLQKPDGSWQEYDGQPTGTTALCALALLNCGEKLDGPNLKKAMAWLEEQPDPGQIYAVSLQVMLFAIADPVKYKPRITRLAHWLEAHQVTEGETKGGWSYSSRPGRSDNSNTQFAMLALHEAEKCGVSISDRTWQLALNYWLSPGMQKPDGAWGYEKGHPETGSMTCAGVASVIIAMDRLRTLDASVIEGRVQCCQGAEVKDPVAPALAWLGKHFSVSTNPNTLGLKGVGQSHPWLLYYLYGVERVGRMTGNRYLGEHDWYREGCEFLVDRQRQSLNGSWQGTGIIENDATIGTCLALLFLSKGRRPVVLAQLKHGSGALASYGDWNSHRRSVQQLVSRVEKQWRKELSWQTINLDLFEDKASDKLAYTTADLLEAPVVFLSGRESLKLTASQKKVLREYVDQGGFLFAEACDGNGCDGAAFDRDFRNLMREIFPESELRRLPPDHAIWFAQEVVNAKEMPKDPDFWLWGLDACCRTSVVYCPKSLSCYWELHQPSRLESYSPEARASVEACTKLGGNILAYATNRQLKEKLERPQLAISVSGGKTPRGALVVPKLSHGGGSDDAPHSLSNLLTVMNKQLEMTVDYERRIYGPADQQLLDYPIVFAHGRRAFRYTAAERQALKAYLDRGGFLFADAICASPEFAQSVRDELRAIYPEATWNRLPSSHPVFSEEYLGFRITTVTLRDPQVRSETDPLTAKLVSTTPLLEALEVDGRIVAILSPWDISCALEKGQSLECKGYISADAARIASNVILYALGQ; this is translated from the coding sequence ATGGCTGTTCCGCTGTTGGTCGATTCCCCGCCCGCTCGCCGGTCGTCGTCGCCGCTGCTTGGACGCTGCAGCGCGGGGCTTGCCGGTTGGCTGCTGGTAGTAGTGCTGCCGCTGGCGATTTCGCGTCCAGCTCAGGCCGAGGTAACAGCTGCTCAGGTGAACGAATCGATCACCAGCGGCATTGCGTTCCTGCACAAATTGCAAAAGCCCGATGGGAGCTGGCAAGAGTACGACGGACAGCCGACCGGCACGACAGCGCTCTGCGCGCTGGCGCTGCTGAATTGTGGCGAGAAGCTCGATGGGCCGAACCTCAAAAAAGCGATGGCCTGGCTCGAGGAGCAGCCCGACCCGGGACAGATCTACGCCGTTTCGCTGCAAGTGATGCTCTTCGCCATCGCCGACCCGGTGAAGTACAAGCCGCGCATCACGCGCCTCGCGCATTGGCTCGAAGCGCATCAAGTGACCGAAGGGGAAACCAAAGGGGGCTGGTCATACTCCAGTCGTCCCGGACGAAGCGACAACTCGAACACCCAGTTTGCGATGCTCGCGCTGCACGAGGCCGAGAAGTGCGGCGTTTCGATCAGCGATCGGACCTGGCAACTCGCGCTCAACTACTGGCTCAGCCCCGGCATGCAAAAACCAGATGGCGCGTGGGGCTATGAAAAGGGACATCCCGAAACCGGCAGCATGACCTGCGCAGGAGTGGCGTCGGTGATCATTGCGATGGATCGCCTGCGCACGCTCGATGCTTCGGTGATCGAGGGACGCGTGCAATGTTGTCAGGGGGCCGAAGTGAAAGACCCTGTCGCGCCAGCGCTCGCGTGGCTCGGCAAACATTTCAGCGTCTCGACCAATCCCAACACGCTCGGGCTCAAAGGGGTCGGCCAATCGCATCCGTGGCTGCTGTACTATCTCTACGGCGTCGAGCGTGTCGGTCGTATGACCGGCAATCGCTATCTCGGCGAACACGACTGGTATCGCGAAGGGTGCGAGTTCCTGGTCGATCGCCAGCGTCAGTCGCTCAATGGAAGTTGGCAAGGGACCGGCATTATCGAAAACGATGCCACGATCGGAACTTGCCTGGCGCTCTTGTTTTTGTCGAAGGGACGTCGCCCCGTGGTCCTTGCGCAGCTGAAGCATGGGTCGGGAGCACTCGCTTCCTATGGCGACTGGAATTCGCATCGTCGCAGCGTCCAGCAGCTCGTGTCGCGTGTTGAAAAACAGTGGCGCAAAGAGCTTTCGTGGCAGACGATCAATCTCGATCTGTTCGAGGATAAAGCGAGCGATAAGCTCGCCTATACCACGGCCGACTTGCTCGAAGCACCGGTGGTGTTCTTAAGTGGTCGCGAGTCGCTGAAGCTCACCGCGAGTCAAAAGAAAGTGCTGCGCGAGTATGTCGATCAGGGTGGATTTCTGTTTGCGGAAGCCTGCGATGGCAATGGCTGCGATGGTGCTGCGTTCGATCGCGACTTCCGCAATTTGATGCGCGAGATCTTTCCCGAAAGTGAGCTCCGGCGTTTGCCTCCCGATCATGCGATTTGGTTTGCGCAGGAAGTGGTGAATGCCAAAGAGATGCCGAAAGACCCCGATTTTTGGCTCTGGGGACTTGATGCCTGCTGTCGCACCAGCGTGGTCTATTGCCCCAAAAGTTTGTCGTGCTACTGGGAATTACATCAGCCGTCGCGACTCGAAAGCTACTCACCCGAAGCCCGCGCGAGTGTCGAGGCTTGCACGAAACTGGGCGGAAACATTTTGGCCTATGCCACGAATCGTCAGCTGAAAGAAAAGCTCGAGCGGCCGCAACTCGCGATCTCGGTGAGTGGTGGCAAAACGCCGCGCGGAGCACTCGTGGTTCCTAAACTGAGCCACGGCGGTGGAAGCGACGACGCTCCTCATTCGCTCTCGAATTTGCTCACCGTGATGAACAAGCAACTCGAGATGACGGTCGACTACGAACGACGAATCTACGGCCCAGCCGATCAGCAGCTGCTCGATTATCCGATTGTCTTTGCGCATGGTCGACGGGCGTTTCGCTACACGGCGGCTGAGCGCCAGGCGCTGAAAGCCTATCTCGATCGAGGTGGCTTTTTGTTTGCCGATGCGATCTGTGCGAGTCCCGAATTTGCGCAGTCCGTACGCGACGAACTCCGCGCCATTTATCCCGAAGCGACCTGGAACCGGCTTCCTTCGTCGCACCCGGTCTTCTCCGAAGAGTATCTCGGGTTTCGCATCACGACAGTCACGCTGCGCGATCCGCAGGTCCGCAGTGAAACCGATCCTCTCACCGCTAAACTGGTCAGCACCACGCCGCTGCTCGAAGCGCTCGAAGTCGATGGGCGGATCGTTGCGATTCTCTCACCGTGGGATATCAGCTGCGCACTCGAGAAAGGTCAATCGCTCGAGTGCAAAGGTTATATCTCAGCCGACGCAGCACGGATTGCGTCGAACGTGATTCTCTACGCGCTCGGGCAGTAG
- a CDS encoding STM4014 family protein, whose product MSDHKRRWLILGNPQNRRVKLFQAALRASGQQRAAMVSYVDFLRGQVDLVPLLERLAQNRGILRIESPGEDFEVERLLIARGAPATDDIAAPSAMRLRSDPGRIRYPRQWLAGFSHALDEIQTQLQLLPGLAVQNHPDAIRTLFDKTRCHAHLLAQGVAVPRVLLSIHSYDQLLESMRGAQLSRVFVKLNGGSSSSGVVALSTTGPRPLGLTSLELVRQRGTARFYNNLRLRHYDREHDLRTILDFLLGQGAHVEEWLPKASQADRNFDLRVVTFAGQACHMVVRTSRSPLTNLHLGNRRGDLAALRQSAGARWKIVPQLCEQAAAAFPAALYVGWDLLVTPGFRRAVILEGNAFGDLLPGVEHHSRSTYQQAIASSLTTNLAASICVKNAKGSS is encoded by the coding sequence GTGAGTGACCACAAGCGTCGGTGGCTCATCCTCGGAAATCCTCAGAACCGGCGTGTGAAGCTGTTTCAGGCAGCGCTACGCGCGTCGGGACAGCAGCGCGCTGCTATGGTGTCGTATGTCGATTTTCTGCGGGGCCAGGTCGATCTCGTGCCCCTCCTCGAGCGTTTGGCCCAGAATCGCGGCATACTTCGCATCGAATCGCCGGGGGAAGATTTTGAAGTCGAGCGGCTGCTCATCGCGCGCGGCGCACCAGCGACTGACGACATCGCAGCTCCCTCGGCGATGCGACTTCGCAGCGATCCGGGGCGCATCCGTTATCCGCGGCAATGGCTGGCAGGATTTAGCCACGCGCTCGACGAAATCCAAACGCAGCTGCAGCTGCTGCCGGGGCTCGCCGTCCAGAATCATCCCGACGCGATTCGCACGCTGTTCGACAAAACGCGTTGCCACGCACATCTGCTGGCCCAAGGAGTGGCGGTCCCACGCGTGCTGCTATCGATCCACAGCTACGACCAGCTGCTCGAGTCGATGCGGGGAGCGCAGCTGTCTCGCGTTTTTGTAAAGCTCAACGGTGGTTCGTCGTCGTCGGGGGTGGTCGCTTTGTCGACCACGGGTCCCCGTCCACTTGGCCTGACATCGCTCGAACTCGTCCGCCAACGCGGCACCGCGCGGTTCTACAACAATTTGCGTTTGCGGCACTACGACCGCGAGCACGACCTCCGGACGATCCTCGATTTTCTACTGGGCCAGGGGGCCCATGTAGAAGAGTGGCTCCCTAAAGCATCGCAAGCCGATCGCAACTTCGACCTGCGGGTGGTCACCTTCGCTGGCCAGGCGTGTCACATGGTGGTCCGGACGAGTCGTTCGCCCCTCACCAACTTGCACTTGGGAAATCGCCGAGGCGACCTCGCAGCGCTCCGTCAATCCGCAGGTGCCAGGTGGAAGATCGTCCCCCAGCTTTGCGAGCAGGCTGCCGCCGCCTTCCCCGCAGCGCTTTATGTCGGCTGGGACCTGCTTGTGACCCCCGGATTTCGCCGCGCCGTCATCCTCGAGGGGAACGCTTTCGGCGATCTGCTGCCGGGTGTCGAGCACCACAGCCGCTCGACCTACCAGCAAGCTATCGCCTCCAGCCTCACCACCAATCTCGCCGCGAGTATCTGCGTCAAGAACGCAAAAGGCTCTTCGTAA
- a CDS encoding STM4015 family protein, with translation MSFREFEYADGKSFKFWKIDLQETNVVTKYGRIGSEGQESTKSFATAAEAQKAYDKLVAEKTTKGYVEKGSAAASGSAEVAGATTTAAAGDEHLSPMLFSTTPSENFELMHNFIGQRIADYRGKSLKGKSVVRVRVSYDEEGDDGEPDFNQRLQAFLESDSAAGTKGLVIGAYDLEGGSSEGQFVEMIAHHKDRLPQLKALFLGDIVQEEAEISWIQQSDMSLILKSFPGLEMLRVRGATGLDFSSAEHPQLRALGIESGGLPAEIVGKICRGKFPQLEYLELWLGTPNYSGDCRVNDLQPLLKGKLFPKLKYLGLRNAEIADDIAAVIVTSPIIDQLEVLDLSLGNLSDVGASALLQLASKTNLTRLDLHHHYISKPMQKKLKQLPFPVDLSDAKTVDEDNEWSGRFIAISE, from the coding sequence GTGAGCTTCCGGGAATTTGAGTACGCCGATGGTAAGTCGTTTAAGTTTTGGAAGATCGACTTACAAGAGACCAATGTCGTGACCAAGTACGGTCGGATCGGCTCCGAGGGACAAGAGTCGACCAAAAGCTTCGCCACGGCTGCCGAGGCGCAAAAGGCGTACGACAAACTGGTGGCTGAGAAAACAACCAAGGGGTATGTGGAGAAGGGGAGTGCTGCGGCCTCCGGTTCTGCTGAAGTCGCAGGCGCCACAACCACTGCCGCTGCGGGGGACGAGCATCTCTCGCCGATGCTTTTCAGCACCACACCCAGCGAGAACTTCGAGCTGATGCATAATTTCATCGGTCAGCGGATTGCCGATTATCGTGGCAAGAGTCTGAAGGGGAAAAGTGTGGTGCGGGTTCGTGTTTCGTACGACGAAGAAGGGGACGATGGCGAGCCTGATTTTAACCAGCGTTTGCAGGCGTTCCTCGAGAGCGATTCAGCCGCCGGAACCAAGGGGCTCGTGATCGGTGCCTACGACCTGGAAGGGGGCTCGTCGGAAGGCCAGTTTGTCGAAATGATCGCCCATCACAAGGATCGATTGCCTCAGCTCAAAGCCCTTTTTCTCGGGGATATTGTGCAAGAGGAGGCGGAGATTTCGTGGATTCAGCAGAGCGATATGTCGCTGATTCTCAAGTCGTTTCCCGGCCTGGAAATGCTCCGCGTACGTGGGGCGACTGGGCTCGATTTCAGCAGCGCCGAACATCCGCAGCTTCGCGCGCTGGGAATTGAATCGGGAGGTCTCCCGGCAGAGATCGTGGGGAAGATTTGTCGCGGCAAATTTCCGCAGCTGGAGTACCTCGAACTTTGGCTCGGAACACCCAACTACAGTGGCGACTGTCGTGTGAACGATCTGCAGCCGCTGCTGAAAGGAAAGTTGTTTCCCAAGCTCAAGTACCTGGGACTTCGCAACGCTGAAATTGCCGACGACATCGCCGCGGTGATCGTCACCTCGCCGATCATCGATCAACTAGAGGTGCTCGATCTGTCGCTCGGTAATCTGAGTGATGTGGGGGCCAGTGCGCTGCTGCAACTGGCGTCGAAAACGAACCTCACGCGGCTCGATTTGCATCATCATTACATCAGCAAGCCGATGCAGAAAAAGTTGAAGCAGCTGCCATTCCCGGTCGATCTCTCCGATGCCAAAACGGTAGACGAGGACAACGAATGGTCGGGACGCTTCATCGCCATCAGTGAGTGA
- a CDS encoding STM4013/SEN3800 family hydrolase produces MNAIVGRCDLLLLTLDTLRYDVAQQAWEAGELPVLGQHLPATGWERRHTPANFTYAAHHAFFAGFLPTPIAPGLHPRLFAAEFAGSETTTSTTHTFREPNIVAGLAARGYHTLCIGGVGFFNMRTALGSVLPAMFEESHWSEDFGVTCAASTEHQVQLANQRLREIPATERVFLFINIAAIHQPNCGYVPGATADSLATHRAALRYVDRSLAPLLATLKRRAPFFAIVCSDHGTAYGEDGYHGHRLNHPVVGEVPYFDFLWES; encoded by the coding sequence ATGAACGCCATCGTCGGAAGGTGCGATCTCCTTCTGCTCACGCTCGACACGCTGCGCTACGATGTGGCCCAGCAAGCGTGGGAGGCAGGTGAGCTGCCGGTGCTCGGTCAGCATCTTCCCGCGACTGGCTGGGAGCGAAGGCATACGCCCGCGAATTTTACGTACGCCGCGCATCACGCTTTTTTCGCCGGTTTTTTACCGACTCCCATCGCGCCGGGGCTCCATCCGCGCCTCTTCGCAGCCGAGTTTGCCGGAAGCGAAACCACCACATCCACCACCCACACTTTTCGCGAGCCCAATATCGTTGCGGGACTCGCAGCACGTGGCTATCACACCCTGTGCATCGGTGGCGTCGGATTCTTTAACATGCGGACAGCGCTCGGCTCGGTTCTCCCGGCGATGTTTGAGGAGAGCCACTGGTCGGAAGATTTTGGAGTCACTTGCGCCGCGTCGACCGAGCATCAAGTGCAACTGGCCAACCAGCGTCTGCGCGAAATTCCTGCGACGGAGCGAGTGTTTCTGTTCATCAATATTGCGGCCATCCATCAGCCGAACTGCGGCTATGTGCCGGGGGCCACGGCCGATTCGCTGGCGACCCACCGGGCAGCGCTGCGCTACGTCGATCGCTCGCTCGCGCCGCTGCTGGCGACCCTGAAACGTCGCGCCCCCTTCTTTGCCATCGTCTGCAGCGATCACGGCACAGCTTATGGCGAAGATGGCTATCATGGTCATCGCCTCAATCACCCGGTGGTGGGTGAGGTCCCGTACTTCGATTTCCTCTGGGAGAGTTAA
- a CDS encoding STM4012 family radical SAM protein, with the protein MLATPPHTLLDQLHGDPYVGYAYSYPHKTAYRALEPRTLGEVWEHESRSALSLYIHIPFCEMRCGFCNLFTYSQPADDWVANYLSALGRQMEVVAEQIPAAQFAQLALGGGTPTFLQTAELAQLLEQLKRVLDVPLGNLPISVEASPATTDDEKFALLRHYGVTRLSLGIQSFDADDLGAIGRPQKHDDVTRAIERIRRAGFPILNLDLIYGGEAQTRRGWLESLRAAAQYEPEELYLYPLYVRPLTGLGSRPAKAPSDQRLERYREARDWLLANQYEQVSMRMFRRMGPCEQTTTRYACQSDGMIGLGVGARSYTRQLHYASRFAVRQKSILGIIRNYIEQSPAEMGTVAHGIELHNEEQRRRYLLLSLLQVEGLDARAYQQHFASDLWNDFPQLRGLVDHHLATFEGELLALTPAGLELSDAIGPWLYSSEIRERMEGYAWTDA; encoded by the coding sequence ATGCTCGCAACTCCACCCCACACCTTGCTCGATCAGCTGCACGGCGATCCATATGTCGGCTATGCCTATTCGTATCCGCATAAAACGGCCTATCGCGCGCTCGAGCCACGCACTCTTGGCGAGGTGTGGGAGCACGAATCGCGCTCGGCCCTGTCGCTCTACATTCACATTCCGTTTTGCGAAATGCGTTGCGGTTTTTGTAACCTCTTCACCTACTCGCAGCCGGCCGACGACTGGGTGGCAAACTACCTGAGCGCTCTGGGGCGTCAGATGGAAGTGGTCGCCGAGCAGATTCCAGCAGCCCAGTTTGCGCAGCTGGCGCTTGGTGGCGGAACTCCCACCTTTCTGCAAACGGCGGAACTCGCCCAGTTGCTCGAGCAGCTGAAGCGAGTGCTCGACGTTCCGCTGGGAAACCTGCCGATCTCGGTCGAAGCTTCCCCCGCCACCACCGACGACGAAAAATTCGCGCTGCTGCGGCACTATGGCGTCACGCGGCTGAGCCTCGGGATTCAGAGCTTCGATGCCGACGATCTTGGTGCCATCGGGCGTCCTCAGAAGCACGACGATGTAACCCGCGCCATCGAGCGCATCCGTCGCGCCGGTTTTCCGATCCTCAATCTCGACCTGATCTACGGCGGGGAAGCGCAAACGCGCCGAGGGTGGCTCGAGTCGCTCCGCGCAGCCGCGCAGTACGAACCCGAAGAACTCTATCTCTATCCGCTGTATGTTCGGCCACTTACCGGACTCGGATCGCGCCCCGCGAAAGCTCCCTCCGATCAGCGGCTCGAGCGCTACCGCGAAGCGCGCGACTGGCTCCTCGCGAATCAGTACGAGCAAGTTTCGATGCGGATGTTCCGCCGCATGGGCCCATGCGAACAGACGACAACCCGCTACGCTTGTCAGTCCGATGGGATGATTGGACTCGGCGTCGGAGCACGTTCCTATACACGTCAGCTGCACTACGCCTCGCGCTTTGCCGTGCGACAAAAATCGATCCTCGGCATCATTCGGAACTACATCGAGCAATCGCCCGCCGAGATGGGGACTGTCGCGCATGGCATCGAGCTCCACAACGAGGAGCAGCGCCGCCGCTACCTGCTCCTCTCGTTGCTGCAAGTCGAGGGGCTTGATGCGCGGGCTTATCAGCAGCATTTCGCCTCCGATCTCTGGAACGATTTTCCACAGCTGCGCGGGCTGGTCGATCACCACCTGGCCACCTTCGAAGGCGAGTTGCTAGCGCTCACTCCGGCAGGGCTCGAGCTTTCCGACGCGATCGGGCCGTGGCTCTACTCCAGCGAAATCCGCGAGCGCATGGAGGGGTATGCATGGACCGATGCTTAA
- a CDS encoding STM4011 family radical SAM protein has product MDRCLTILYRGPLSSCNYGCDYCPFAKHHETAAELALDRQQLERFVDWVTTRTDQRCDIFFTPWGEALTRRWYREAMVRLSWQPHVRRVAVQTNLSADLQWLEKSERERIGLWCTYHPGEVTHAKFLDQCAQLQQLSIRFSVGVVGLREHAAEIAALRAALDRSIYVWINAYKREANYYRPEEIEQFVAIDPLFRINNTRHASLGQSCRTGETVIAVDGAGDVRRCHFVPTIIGNIYEPDFEACLQPRTCPNATCGCHIGYVHLPHLALDEVFREGILERIPAPREA; this is encoded by the coding sequence ATGGACCGATGCTTAACCATCCTCTATCGCGGGCCACTGTCGAGTTGCAACTACGGCTGCGACTACTGCCCCTTTGCCAAACATCACGAAACGGCGGCTGAACTGGCGCTCGACCGGCAGCAGCTCGAGCGATTCGTCGACTGGGTAACCACGCGCACCGATCAGCGCTGCGACATCTTTTTTACTCCCTGGGGCGAGGCCCTTACGCGACGCTGGTATCGCGAGGCGATGGTCCGTCTGAGCTGGCAGCCGCACGTCCGGCGCGTCGCCGTGCAAACGAATCTTTCAGCCGATCTGCAGTGGCTCGAGAAGAGCGAGCGCGAGCGGATCGGGCTCTGGTGCACCTATCATCCGGGGGAAGTGACGCACGCTAAGTTCCTGGACCAGTGCGCGCAGCTGCAGCAGCTTTCCATCCGTTTTAGTGTCGGCGTGGTGGGGCTCCGCGAGCATGCCGCCGAGATCGCAGCCCTGCGCGCTGCGCTCGACCGGTCGATCTACGTTTGGATCAATGCCTACAAGCGCGAGGCAAACTACTATCGGCCCGAGGAGATCGAGCAGTTCGTGGCGATCGATCCCCTGTTTCGGATCAACAACACGCGCCACGCAAGCCTCGGGCAAAGCTGCCGCACGGGCGAAACGGTGATCGCGGTCGACGGCGCGGGGGACGTGCGCCGCTGTCACTTCGTCCCGACAATCATCGGCAATATCTACGAGCCCGATTTCGAAGCTTGTCTCCAGCCGCGCACGTGCCCCAATGCGACCTGCGGCTGTCATATCGGCTACGTCCATCTGCCTCATCTGGCGCTCGATGAAGTCTTCCGCGAAGGGATTCTCGAGCGGATTCCCGCTCCCCGCGAAGCCTGA